Proteins from one Sabethes cyaneus chromosome 2, idSabCyanKW18_F2, whole genome shotgun sequence genomic window:
- the LOC128736908 gene encoding splicing factor 3B subunit 5: MGDRYNIHSQLEHLQSKYIGTGHADTNKYEWLTNQHRDSLASYLGHYDMLSYFAAAENESKARIRFNIMEKMVQPCGPPPEKPEE, translated from the coding sequence ATGGGAGATAGATATAACATCCACAGTCAGTTGGAGCATTTGCAGAGTAAGTACATCGGCACTGGGCACGCGGATACAAACAAATACGAATGGCTTACCAATCAACACCGTGACTCGCTCGCCAGCTACCTTGGGCACTACGATATGCTGAGCTATTTCGCAGCGGCGGAGAACGAATCGAAGGCTCGGATTAGGTTTAAcataatggaaaaaatggtgCAACCCTGCGGACCGCCACCGGAGAAGCCGGAAGAATAA
- the LOC128736907 gene encoding exosome complex component MTR3-like, whose translation MPVDQKRINGPEGSLPYQLFVGSRNKTFEERLENVFHSDGSRKCGRKNNESRKYFMKLGVVSTAKGSAYLELGNTKVIVSVFDPREIPKQNKFRELGELYCDFKFSPFACTHRKSPQTDVEERSLAAAMAKALQPVVCRHLFPNFQIDIFANVLEDDGSVLAAAITAAGLALCDATISMFDVVTATTVAVFQDKVYTDPTLAEEKICLEGGSKGNHGVITLAKLHTLDQTSEIRQAGNISLDVMKAACQRLNDANNEVAPVVQQLLVSKVQKHIREIDLEDDEEPDSDKDDLETSTMSQLSVNTDS comes from the exons ATGCCGGTTGATCAGAAAAGAATAAACGGACCGGAAGGGTCGTTGCCCTATCAGCTTTTCGTCGGAAGCCGAAATAAAACATTCGAAGAACGGCTCGAAAATGTTTTCCACTCGGATGGCAGCAGAAAATGTGGCCGCAAGAATAACGAAAGCCGGAAATATT TTATGAAGTTGGGCGTTGTGTCTACCGCAAAAGGATCAGCCTATCTGGAACTTGGTAACACGAAAGTGATAGTGTCCGTGTTTGACCCACGGGAAATtccaaaacaaaacaagttcCGAGAGTTGGGAGAACTGTACTGTGACTTTAAGTTCTCCCCCTTCGCGTGTACCCATCGCAAAAGTCCGCAAACCGATGTCGAAGAACGGTCTCTTGCGGCAGCTATGGCCAAAGCATTGCAACCGGTAGTCTGCCGGCACTTGTTTCCAAACTTCCAAATCGATATATTTGCTAACGTGCTAGAGGACGATGGGTCGGTTCTTGCTGCCGCTATCACCGCTGCCGGATTGGCTCTGTGCGATGCCACAATTTCCATGTTCGACGTTGTAACCGCCACAACAGTTGCTGTTTTTCAAGATAAAGTTTACACCGATCCCACCTTAGCCGAAGAGAAAATTTGTCTGGAAGGTGGTAGTAAGGGAAATCATGGGGTAATTACTTTGGCGAAACTGCACACATTAGATCAAACGTCGGAAATACGGCAGGCGGGCAACATTTCTCTTGATGTAATGAAGGCTGCTTGCCAGAGGTTGAATGATGCTAACAATGAAGTTGCGCCCGTTGTTCAGCAATTGCTTGTTAGTAAGGTACAGAAACATATACGAGAAATAGATTTGGAAGACGACGAAGAACCGGACAGCGATAAAGATGATCTAGAGACTTCAACCATGAGCCAGCTTTCGGTTAATACAGATTCTTGA